The Toxotes jaculatrix isolate fToxJac2 chromosome 14, fToxJac2.pri, whole genome shotgun sequence genomic interval TTTGAAATAACTGTGAGAAGTTCTTTTCAGTCTTCTAACAGTATCTCTTGGAGTAACTGACAGGTTTGCCCTCTCTGTTGTATTGTTCTTCAGTGCTGAAAATTTTGGCACTACAGAGTcaggtggagcagctgcagagacagttGTCAGGCGTCCAAGTGTTGCAAGGCGCTCACGTAGCTCGTAAGTATCTCCAACAACCCTTTTCAAACCCCCCCAACTCTACAACatactcacttttttttttacagtaaacagaGAAGGTTACATCGTGTCTTGTCTTTCTTCACAGAACTGATtgaacttttgtgtttttaactttCTGATTTGTCTCAGAGCTCAGAAATGATCTGGCAGCTAAAAGGAGAGAACTGCAGGAATATGTCAATGAGGTCAATGAGAAGAATCAGATAAATGCTAGGCTGAGTAAGTAAAGTGGGAATATGGTGTTTACATTTATCATCAAGAAACACACTAGTCTAAAATGTACAATTCTATATAATATCATTTTTGTATTCCTCAGTTTTGACAGTCACTGATCTGCACAACCAACTCAGAAACCTCGAAAAAGAATGGCGCAATGATAACACAACATTTTCCTTAACTATCACAGGTAAGCATCTCATTCTCATCCACGATTGCTGACATCACTAAATGATTTTTGGCTCTTTGATAACCTTGAGCAAAACTGATTTTTCTAGAGCTGAGGGAACAACTGAGGGCAAAAAAGGTGGAAAACTCTCGTGATAAAGCTGAGATCCAGAGTAAGTTTTGATTGTTGTAGAATAATTAAGTTGCcgccaaaacaaacaaacaaacaaacaaaaaaaaaaaacagtgctaaGTTTACATTGCATTGTTTTAAATCAGCCCTTAGGAATCTGCTTCAAGCCAAAGAAAGGGAACAGGCCATCGCTCAGGCTCAGGCCCTTGGTGAGTTGATTTTACTCAAATCAGATTGTTGTGATTAAGACTGCTCTGAAGGGAGACCTTTGATTACCTGGCTTTCTCTTTTTATacaacagagctgcagaggaaactgcAACTAAAGAGTGAAGAATGCTCTGGACTGGAGGAAAGATACGCATGTAAGCTTTAAACTTCAGACAAAGGCTCTGAAGATCCATGTCTTAGTTTCAggtctgattttattttatgggtCTGTTTCTACCAGACGTAAAGAATGAATTAGACCAGAAGATTGTAGAACTCAACAGAACTGGAGACGCCAAAGCAGCACTCGGTGAGTAAAATCTCTCCTTTTTACGTGAGAGGTGTTCTCAGGTGTTCTCTCGGTTTCTCATCTAAATCTTTGTCTCAGAATTAAAGACCACATACTGATTTTACTCTGTTTTTCTGGTTCAGTTCTGAACGTGATAAACCTGCACAATGAGCTGCAGACTCTAAAGGATCTGATTGTGACCACAGAAGACCCAGAAAGGGTCTTAGGTAGGTAACAGTAGTCACAGTCAAAGACTGAGACTACAACTGTGTCTGTATTAACCATTTTTATAGACTTACAGACGTGAACAAGATCATTTTACTAGTCTCCAAGACTCAGTGACCCAAGACTCACCTTCCATTACTTCTGCTTGTCTCTGTCccttcacagagctgcagaggcagcTGCGGGAGAAGCAACAAGAACTGAGCTCCAAGACTGCAGACATACAGAGAATGATCCCCAGCCCCAAAATGAGTAAGTACACTGTGATACACCGTGATCATCTGGGTCACAGCTGAAGTCCATAATCTCCAGAGCTGTTGTCAGATTTGTCACCGCCCAAAAGATCAAGTTTGATGCTGGAGTTATAATAAGGATGAACATGTTTATTATAACTCCAGTACATCATCTTTAGACTGAGACAAATACTAATTATTGTACATGTGATCGCAGTTTGAGCCTGTAACATGCAAAAATCAATGTAGAATTTTGTGGATTTAGCATAAATACAGTTTGATTCGCAATTGGTGCCGCTGAGAGAATTATGGACTAACAAACAGAGTAAACAGGCATTTAGACTTTAATGTGGAGGACTTGTAAGACAGATTTGTGAGGCAATGAACCCGGTCACAATCActgcttgtttgtttcagttttaacaaTCATTGAGCTGCAGAGTGAAATCTGGGACCTTCAGAAAAAGGCTGCCAACGAGACCACAAATAACCGTATAAAAGGTCGGTCTGTTTTAAAAGTCAGTGATGTAGTTGAGAgtaacatgaaaaatgaattcACATGAGCATAAGctacatgaaaaacatttttttccttttctttgccaGAGTTGCAAACCAGAGTGGATGGCCTCATCACTGAAATAAACGACAAAGGCAACGACAACACAAAACTGAGTGAGTGTCAAATAATCACAAGCAGAAAGAGCTGTCTGTCAGCGAGTCTTTTATGTTCCTTCAGTTTTTGTGGGGATCCTATTGCAGTATCTCTTGAATTAAGTTAtattctgttgtgttgtgcttcAGTACTGAAAATCATgacactgcagagtcaggtggagcagctgcagagacagctgTCAGACCTCCAGGTGATGAAATACACTCAGTTAACCCGTAAGTATCTCCAAGAAAATTTTACAGTTCCCAAGAAATTAAATCATGACCTGATTGTTAAGGTTGTCAGTAATGTTGTCTTTATTGTGTCCTGATATTCTGCATTTaactaataaatatattttaccttcTTTAAATTTGCCTCAGAGCTCAAAAACGATCTAAACACCAAGAAGAATGAGCTACAGAAATATGTCAATGAGCTGAATGAGAAGAATGAGGCGAATGCCAGATTGAGTAAGTAAAGAGGGAACATGGTGTCTACATTGAGGAAATAATCTAAAAGGCTTCCCAAATATCGTAtgttctttctctgttcctCAGTTCTGACAATCACTGATCTGAACAACCAGCTCAGAAACCTAcaggaagaaaagcaaaatgacGGCCAGACAGCTTCTGCTACAATCACAAGTGAGTGTCTCATTTTCCTTTGACtttactgaaaacatgttttagctgtgactttttttctgaagctgaaacgtcaccttttttttttagatctgaGAGAACAACTGACCGTAAAAGTGGAGGAACACCTTCGTGATCAGGATCAGATCAAAGGTCAGTTCAGGTCCGATGTGTAACGTTTCTGAGAAAGAAATAACAACAGATAATTCATTTGAATAAGAATGTGTTGTTTGTACCAGCTCTGGAGGATAAACTGAACCAGACAGAGGCACAGTGCTCCGATCGGGAGCAGAAAATTAAAGGTGAGTGTAGTCTCCACTGACTTGTTACTTACTGTCCCTACTGGTCAGCAGTGTGTGAAAAACTTTGAACATCTTTTTTTGGTTGTCTTTTTTACATCTATGTCTAAATGATCTGCATGCAATAATATGAAATGGGCTCTTTTATGGACAGTGATAGGCTCAAGTGTTTGTGATTGTGGTTTGAAAGGCAAGTGAACAATAAGGAGAAGAGAGGGCAACCCTGGTGAGAGCTTGAAATAGAAGACTTTCAGATGATTGATTCATTTCAAAACCTACAGCTATGGGGTTAGCATAGAGGCACATGTCTTAGAAATAAATCATTCACACTCCTCAGATAACCCTGTTTAAGGGAttcaagtgttttcttttcatctgaggAAAGACTAGCTTTTACCCTAATAACCTGATCTGTGAGTGGGGCCATGAGCTGTCGTGAATGTGTCCTTGTAGATCTGCAGAATGATCTGgatgagaaaatgaaggagCTGGAGACCCAATCTGATGGTGTCACTTCACTTGGTAAGTCATGGATCTGTATTTCTGGTTTTCTCATTCACCAAATGTAATTTCTAGCCTCTCAAATTTTCCCTGCCCAGTAATGTGCGAGTGGATTGCAGTTTACATCGTAGTTTACGTAGGTGGTGAAACTAAAATTCTCTGGTTCCCGTgaagaaatgtaaatatgtggGAAACTCAAGGATTTTCTTAGATACaccttctcattttctttctgttaactCATGGACAAAACAGACTTCACATGTGACTGGAGCTGATTGTCGGTGTGAATGCAGgaaattgtttatttttctgttttgcataGAACGTCTTAAAGATGAGGAAGAATTTGAATATTGTCCTTTAGTCtaactgtttttaaatatgattcTTTCAGCTCTTCAAGTTTCTACATTAACCCTTCAGCTGGAGGAGTTAAAGAGACAGCTACAAAATACTGATTCCAAAGCCAAGATaaaaggtcagtgtgtgtttcattgtcAGGTGAATAAAGTGGATGCACAGAAAAATGGCACTGATAAGCTGAATAATGATCATCATGTTGAGGCCTGTAAattctgtctttcctccacagagcttcaaaaacaaatagaagaaaagaataacgagttggccaaaaaaacagaggagctgAAAGCAACAAGCACCCAACCACAAAGACGTGAGTAGAACATGCAAGTTTTACAGATCGCTCATGTTTGCATTGATTAACAACCCCATAAAAGCATCAAAATCACAGACTAATACCGTACACATTGTTGATATAGGAAATTGTACATGCTGGAACAGGATAACACCAGTTAATGCTGGTTTAATGTGTAACTCTTCTTTCAGTTCTACAGATTATCTCAATACAAACAGAGATAGAGAAATATGTGAATGTGGCAGCAAACGACTCAGATTATGCCAAGATTAGAGGTGAGTGACAGAACCTGATCTGCCTGTTCTGAGGACTCTAGACCAATAACACTGTATAACATCTaaaattaattaagaaaataaatcagacaCAGGTGTCTCATTATATGAAATGATGGTTTTCTATGTCTCCTGTCTGCAGCACTCCAAGACCACTTGAATTATCTGATTGATGGAATTAAAGATGAAGACAACGAAAATACCAAACTGGGTGAGTCATCAACAAAATAAGAGTAAAATGAAATGGTTCTGTCATTGCGGATCATGGTCCTGTTTATCTAATCCAGCCtttctgctgtcagtgtttaaGGTCTTGTCTTATCAAGATGAAATAGCAAAGCTGAAGAAGCAAGAAGAGAGTCAGACCAAAACTCTGTTAGAGAAAATTAAAGGTGGGAAGCTGTAGGAACTCCTCAAATTTattatgaatacattttcatcTATTTTGAAAAATCAAACTATCCATTCTGTGTCGCTTGAAGAACTGGAGAACGAACTGGAAGACATCAGAAATCAGATAACAGAGAAGACGCTGGAACTGGACTCAAGTGATACAAGGATTACTAATCTGTGTAAGTGTTttggtgagaaaagaaaaagcggGAAAGTGATTAATTCAGAATACTAAAAGTAgcttgttttgatgtttgtttgtttattttttagccGCTCAAATTATGGAGCTTCACCAGAAAATCAAACCACTGGAAGATGAAATATCATACCTTAAAGAAACAAATACTGACAATCTTTCAGGTAAAGAACAGAAAGTGACAGTTTGATTGTAATATACAATAAAGTACTGCAGGCACAAATTctgattttatgatttttatatttcattaaaCTATAAATCATTTTCAGAGCTTCAGAACAGACTGAGTCTGACAGAGAAGCAGCTGCAAGACAGTGAACTTCGACTCAAGGATTCAGATGCAAAGAATTTTAACTTGAGTATGAAAAATTCCcatttttctgatgtttcatGTCATGTTGTTTGCTTCCTTTAAGCATGAAATAACATTGCATCTGTGTCTCCACTAGTAATGGAGATTGCTGATCTGAGGACACAGCTGAAAAaggctcagagacagacatccaaagctgctgaaaaaaatatcaatGGTTTGTCAATCAGTTACTTTCCTACTGTGTTCATCCCACAATTAGTTTCCATGCAAGCTAGAATAGATGTTTTAAATATTCCGAACACTAACATGTGATGACTAACATCCTTCAgtcttcttcattttcctgggatcctggtgaaaaaaaacaaatctatttGGTTTTTCATAGAGTTGTGGttatttttgtcttctctctcagaATTGGAGCAACAacttcaaacacaacaaagagagaacagaaaacttGAACATGCAAATAGGGGTGAGTACTGTACACTGTAATGTCTTGAATAAAGTTTGCGTTTTGGGAACGATGCTCATGGCTAAGAAACAGTCCAGGATATGAACCCTCATAAAACTACAAGAAGCCGCTtttacacacttacacagaataaacaaatgagatataacgTGTTAATTAGTCATGTGTAGAGGTGCTGGTTGGTGgattttttatttgctttggacagagccaggctagctgtccCCCActctttccagtctttatgttaaACTAACTGGAGGAatcttcatatttaccacacagacatgagagggGTGTCGAATCTCAGCAAGAAGGCGAAAAGACTCATCTCTCAAAATGTTTAGCTATTCCTTTAAATCTTGTCCTTGACATTTACCATGTTGGTTGGTGTTCCTCTGTTTCAACGTCCTCCCTTTCTCAGACTTAAAGCAAGAGGTCAAAGAACTGAAAACATGCTGCAGTGAAGACAGCATCCATTGTGAAGGTGAAATCCCCAGTATGGGCTTATTATCATTCTACACATATATCTGTCCTTGGCGTCCATTTgatgtagtttttgaactgaaTATTTCATCAAACAGGCTTACAGAGACAACTGCAACAAAGCCAGGAGGATGCGGAccgcctgcagcagcagctgcaagaCAGGGATACCTACATcgaacagctgcagcaggagctgaaAAACCAGACCGGTGAGAATAACAAACTGCAGCATGAACACAGCAGCATATTCACCTCTTTGCTTATACATAAAATAAGTAAATTCAAGCAAAACATACAACCCCAGTTCCAAAAAAGTTGGGATTATGTATAAAACTTaactaaaacaatgaaataatttGCTAATCCCTTTTTGATGATCCAGATTTGAAAACAGTTAAAAGAGGATATATATAAAGCTTTATCTTATCACCTTCATtgatttttgtaaacatatgcttattctgattttttttccccaacaatGCATTTGGATAAAGTTGGGACAGGAGCAACAAAAGACTGAGATAGTTGTGAAATGCTCAAAAATACATAGAACATTCCACAGGTAAACAGGTTCATTGGTGACAGGTGATAGTATCATGATTGGGATTGAAAGGGGCATCCTTGAAATACCCAGCTGTTCACAAGCGAGGGTGGGTTTGCCGCTCTATGAAAAACTCTGTAGGTAAAAAGTCCAGCAGCTTAGGAACAACATTTCTTGCAACACACAATTGCAAGAAATTGAAGGATTTCACTATTTACAATCTATAATGCCTGTGACCTTCGATCCCTCAGGCAGCACTGTATTAAAATCTGACCTGCTTGTATAAAGAATATTGCAACATGGGCTCCGGAACACTTTGGAAAACCACTCAGTAAACACAGTTCACTGTGTCTACAAATGAAAAGGACCATCCAGACCATCCAGCGCAAAGTTCAGAAGTTAGCATCTGGTGATGGTATAGGGGTGTGTTAGTGCCCATGGCATAGGTAACTTGCACGTCTGTGAAGGCACCATTAAGGCTGAAAGGTACTACAAGTTTTGGAGCAGCATATGCTGCCATCCAGACGATGTCTCTTTCAGAGATGTACCTGCACAATCCAGGAAGACACTGCAAAGCCACATTCTGCATGTGTTACAACAGCATGTCTTCGTAGTAAAACATGCCTTTGTCGCAACTTTTTTGGAATGTGTTGCAGGCATCACATTCAGAATAagtatataataataaaacaaacagaacaataaagTTTCTCTATTTGAAcattaaataacagaaatattaaattatCAACATCATCAAATATCACAGAGGAAAGGTAATTGTTAAGTTAAAGCAGAGATTTTAATAGTGGCATCCTGTACCCTTGAGATCCAGTGTGTAATTTTTGATCAAACAGACTTAGAGAGACAACTGCAAGAGACCCAGGACAATGCTGATAacctacagcagcagctggataaGAAGGATGACATCTTCACTGATCTGCAGCAGGAGTTAGAAGCACTGGCCGcggagaaaaacaaactgctggACGACTACAACGGTAGGTTCAACCCCCTGGATATGCTCATACACACAATCAGTCGATTCATCCAGTATAACAGGGGAGAGGTAGCAGCTGCTCCGATGAAATGTGTGAACCttgctcttttctgttttaatgcTAGACCTTCTAAATGAGAGGAACAAACTTGAGGATACTGTACAAGGTAACTATTAGTTCTGTTCAGCAAAGTGCAGTGAATACACTGTGATATTACTACCACCCCTCcaccctaaaaaaaacaaacaaaaaacgtgCTGTTCTTACTCTCTCCCCAGATCTTCAAAACAAATTACAGGATGTGGATGAAAAGACGATCTATACcagtgagtcacacacacacacacacacacacacacacacacacacacacacacacacacagtccatttaatttcatttacatttctatttAGTTTTATCATTGAAATCCTACAGGATAAAAAATATAACCATGAATCTAACTGTACAACTGGCTCTAAAGGTGCACTCC includes:
- the si:ch211-14a17.10 gene encoding putative leucine-rich repeat-containing protein DDB_G0290503 isoform X1 codes for the protein MAACSHFIWIPLLLSCIFPASDNRHVSLQGSTLISRTGHSEVDDILSKIPITLPEGIDPKNVNITSISIKTCTDAKGQLILLSRQLQEATLHNSQLDVEAFGLRREIRLLKLQLATCSSTASAITSSYQTQLQSRMKQLLDTFDSDTFQILKIISLTREVEMLQKKLKIAANSSETTLETRVLKSELQKKMIELNDKKQQIEESHTNSTLILQIISLQNQIWDLEQEESRRGETSTQLRKRILALQEQLNRKISELRGKGDATSAMLQLISVHSKIAALQRLISVHIDKSRDSATDYQRQFKQKTELLKKKILQLNRDESNTELTKEILTLQAEVENLRQLMLNAKKTRDSQIGELRVALEEEKKQQENLQKQLEEIDYSQSQLIIKIIDIMKEVRELEDDEQQQTTSTSQATTLQALLQAKEREFAKAQADIKELQRKLQLKSEECSGLEERYAYVKNELEQKIAELNRTGDSKAALVLNVINLHDELQTLRDLISATKDPDSISELRRQLKEKEAELNSKTADIERLIPNPKIILTIIELQDEIWDLQKKAINGTTSNRVKELQDRVDGLISEIDDPNTNLMLKILALQSQVEQLQRQLSGVQVLQGAHVAQLRNDLAAKRRELQEYVNEVNEKNQINARLILTVTDLHNQLRNLEKEWRNDNTTFSLTITELREQLRAKKVENSRDKAEIQTLRNLLQAKEREQAIAQAQALELQRKLQLKSEECSGLEERYAYVKNELDQKIVELNRTGDAKAALVLNVINLHNELQTLKDLIVTTEDPERVLELQRQLREKQQELSSKTADIQRMIPSPKMILTIIELQSEIWDLQKKAANETTNNRIKELQTRVDGLITEINDKGNDNTKLILKIMTLQSQVEQLQRQLSDLQVMKYTQLTQLKNDLNTKKNELQKYVNELNEKNEANARLILTITDLNNQLRNLQEEKQNDGQTASATITNLREQLTVKVEEHLRDQDQIKALEDKLNQTEAQCSDREQKIKDLQNDLDEKMKELETQSDGVTSLALQVSTLTLQLEELKRQLQNTDSKAKIKELQKQIEEKNNELAKKTEELKATSTQPQRLLQIISIQTEIEKYVNVAANDSDYAKIRALQDHLNYLIDGIKDEDNENTKLVFKVLSYQDEIAKLKKQEESQTKTLLEKIKELENELEDIRNQITEKTLELDSSDTRITNLSAQIMELHQKIKPLEDEISYLKETNTDNLSELQNRLSLTEKQLQDSELRLKDSDAKNFNLIMEIADLRTQLKKAQRQTSKAAEKNINELEQQLQTQQRENRKLEHANRDLKQEVKELKTCCSEDSIHCEGLQRQLQQSQEDADRLQQQLQDRDTYIEQLQQELKNQTDLERQLQETQDNADNLQQQLDKKDDIFTDLQQELEALAAEKNKLLDDYNDLLNERNKLEDTVQDLQNKLQDVDEKTIYTSKTTLDPNTAHPRIVLSADNTEMSTSEELQNVSDNPGRFDVVLAVLGKTGFSAGRHYWEVSVAGKLCYHLGMASESAPRKGTVTFNPRNGFWTIVLNKQGQYRAIDRIPASIPVETQPLTLGILLDYKKGQISFYDAGARSHLYSFTSQKFTDKIYPFINFCVEDVENQTPIVILTAGSTDWIK
- the si:ch211-14a17.10 gene encoding putative leucine-rich repeat-containing protein DDB_G0290503 isoform X2, giving the protein MAACSHFIWIPLLLSCIFPASDNRHVSLQGSTLISRTGHSEVDDILSKIPITLPEGIDPKNVNITSISIKTCTDAKGQLILLSRQLQEATLHNSQLDVEAFGLRREIRLLKLQLATCSSTASAITSSYQTQLQSRMKQLLDTFDSDTFQILKIISLTREVEMLQKKLKIAANSSETTLETRVLKSELQKKMIELNDKKQQIEESHTNSTLILQIISLQNQIWDLEQEESRRGETSTQLRKRILALQEQLNRKISELRGKGDATSAMLQLISVHSKIAALQRLISVHIDKSRDSATDYQRQFKQKTELLKKKILQLNRDESNTELTKEILTLQAEVENLRQLMLNAKKTRDSQIGELRVALEEEKKQQENLQKQLEEIDYSQSQLIIKIIDIMKEVRELEDDEQQQTTSTSQATTLQALLQAKEREFAKAQADIKELQRKLQLKSEECSGLEERYAYVKNELEQKIAELNRTGDSKAALVLNVINLHNELQTLKDLIVTTEDPERVLELQRQLREKQQELSSKTADIQRMIPSPKMILTIIELQSEIWDLQKKAANETTNNRIKELQTRVDGLITEINDKGNDNTKLILKIMTLQSQVEQLQRQLSDLQVMKYTQLTQLKNDLNTKKNELQKYVNELNEKNEANARLILTITDLNNQLRNLQEEKQNDGQTASATITNLREQLTVKVEEHLRDQDQIKALEDKLNQTEAQCSDREQKIKDLQNDLDEKMKELETQSDGVTSLALQVSTLTLQLEELKRQLQNTDSKAKIKELQKQIEEKNNELAKKTEELKATSTQPQRLLQIISIQTEIEKYVNVAANDSDYAKIRALQDHLNYLIDGIKDEDNENTKLVFKVLSYQDEIAKLKKQEESQTKTLLEKIKELENELEDIRNQITEKTLELDSSDTRITNLSAQIMELHQKIKPLEDEISYLKETNTDNLSELQNRLSLTEKQLQDSELRLKDSDAKNFNLIMEIADLRTQLKKAQRQTSKAAEKNINELEQQLQTQQRENRKLEHANRDLKQEVKELKTCCSEDSIHCEGLQRQLQQSQEDADRLQQQLQDRDTYIEQLQQELKNQTDLERQLQETQDNADNLQQQLDKKDDIFTDLQQELEALAAEKNKLLDDYNDLLNERNKLEDTVQDLQNKLQDVDEKTIYTSKTTLDPNTAHPRIVLSADNTEMSTSEELQNVSDNPGRFDVVLAVLGKTGFSAGRHYWEVSVAGKLCYHLGMASESAPRKGTVTFNPRNGFWTIVLNKQGQYRAIDRIPASIPVETQPLTLGILLDYKKGQISFYDAGARSHLYSFTSQKFTDKIYPFINFCVEDVENQTPIVILTAGSTDWIK